A DNA window from Camelina sativa cultivar DH55 chromosome 17, Cs, whole genome shotgun sequence contains the following coding sequences:
- the LOC104754648 gene encoding general transcription factor IIH subunit 2, which yields MSNQRKRLTGEREDEDDEDAEGIGEWERAYVDDRSWEELQEDESGLLRPIDNSAIYHAQYRRRLRMLSAAAAGTRIQKGLIRYLYIVIDFSRAAAEMDFRPSRIAVMAKHVEAFIREFFDQNPLSQIGLVSIKNGVAHTLTDLGGSPETHIKALMGKLEALGDSSLQNALELVNEHLSQVPSYGHREVLILYSALCTCDPGDIMETIQKCKKSKLRCSVIGLSAEMFICKHLCQETGGLYSVAVDEVHLKDLLLEHAPPPPAIAEFAIANLIKMGFPQRAAEGSMAICSCHKEVKIGAGYMCPRCKARVCDLPTECTICGLTLVSSPHLARSYHHLFPIAPFDEVPAFSSLNDSRRTLGKSCFGCQQSLIGTGNKPGPCVTCRKCKHYFCLDCDIYIHESLHNCPGCESIHRPKSVSLMEE from the exons aTGAGTAATCAAAGAAAGAGGTTAACCGGAgaaagagaagacgaagacgacgaagatgCGGAAGGTATCGGCGAGTGGGAAAGAGCTTATGTTGATGACAGATCCTGGGAGGAGTTGCAAGAAGACGAGTCTGGACTTTTACGGCCGATTGATAACAGCGCTATTTACCATGCTCAGTATCGTCGCCGTCTCCGCATGCTCTCCGCCGCTGCTGCTGGTACTCGTATCCAAAAGGGACTTATTCGCTATCTCTACATCGTCATTGACTTCTCCCGG GCAGCTGCGGAAATGGATTTCAGACCAAGCCGGATAGCTGTAATGGCAAAGCATGTTGAAGCTTTCATTAGAGAGTTCTTTGACCAGAATCCTCTGAGTCAAATCGGTTTAGTGTCTATCAAAAATGGAGTTGCGCATACTTTGACAGATCTTGGTGGTAGTCCTGAGACTCACATAAAAGCCTTGATGGGGAAGTTGGAAGCCTTGGGTGACTCCTCTTTGCAGAACGCCCTGGAACTTGTGAATGAGCATCTCAGCCAGGTTCCTTCTTATGGTCATCGCGAGGTTCTGATATTGTACTCAGCTTTATGCACTTGTGATCCTGGCGATATCATGGAGACTATTCAAAAATGCAAGAAGTCCAAATTAAGATGTTCTGTTATTGGGCTTTCTGCAGAGATGTTCATATGTAAACACCTCTGCCAGGAAACTGGCGGATTGTATTCCGTTGCAGTAGATGAG GTGCACCTAAAGGATCTTCTACTCGAACATGCCCCTCCACCTCCGGCAATAGCAGAATTTGCAATTGCAAATTTGATCAAGATGGGTTTCCCACAAAGAGCTGCCGAGGGTTCAATGGCAATCTGTTCATGTCATAAGGAAGTCAAGATTGGAGCTGGTTATATGTGCCCGAGATGCAAAGCTAGGGTGTGTGACCTACCTACAGAATGCACTATCTGCGGTCTTACACTTGTCTCATCGCCACATTTAGCCAGATCATACCATCATCTCTTCCCAATAGCTCCATTTGATGAGGTGCCTGCTTTTTCAAGTCTGAATGATTCTCGGAGAACATTGGGAAAGAGTTGTTTTGGCTGTCAACAGAGCCTAATCGGTACAG GGAATAAGCCCGGGCCATGCGTAACATGTCGTAAATGCAAGCACTATTTCTGTCTGGACTGCGACATATACATCCACGAGAGCTTACACAATTGTCCTGGCTGTGAGAGTATACACCGTCCCAAATCAGTCTCCTTGATGGAAGAATGA
- the LOC109129857 gene encoding receptor-like protein 12: MAFKNEFNLLCNNSITNSWTNDAISFDGVSFDEETGAVTELKLRGACLYGTLDANSSIFSLHQLRYLDLSYNNFSSSFPSELGRLTNLEFLDLHQNGFTGEFSSSVCNLSRLTYLDLANNKFTSRFPHVYNLAKLSSLDLSNNRFEGKVPEWLWNLPSLTLMSLSNNSFDSFEGSPEAPLNSSLVYLSLRSNAFGGSFPMIPPSLRYISAANNNFTGEVRTSFIVQSKEAANH, encoded by the coding sequence ATGGCTTTCAAAAATGAGTTTAATCTGTTATGTAACAATTCAATAACAAACTCTTGGACGAATGATGCTATCTCCTTTGATGGGGTTTCGTTTGATGAAGAGACGGGTGCGGTGACAGAGCTAAAACTACGGGGTGCGTGTCTCTATGGCACTCTTGATGCTAACAGTAGCATTTTCAGCTTACACCAGCTCAGGTATCTGGATCTTTCTTACAACAACTTTTCCTCTTCATTTCCCTCTGAGTTGGGCAGACTCACCAACTTAGAGTTCTTGGATCTTCACCAAAATGGGTTCACCGGTGAATTTTCATCCTCAGTCTGTAACCTAAGTCGGCTAACCTACTTGGACCTTGCAAATAACAAGTTCACCAGTAGATTTCCCCATGTATACAACTTGGCCAAGCTTTCCTCTTTAGACCTTTCTAACAATAGATTCGAAGGGAAAGTACCTGAGTGGTTATGGAATTTGCCGTCTTTGACTTTAATGAGTCTCTCTAACAACTCCTTCGACAGTTTTGAAGGTTCTCCAGAAGCGCCTCTTAACTCGTCACTTGTCTATTTATCTTTGCGTTCAAACGCCTTTGGAGGATCGTTTCCTATGATTCCACCATCCTTGAGGTACATTAGTGCAGCAAATAACAATTTCACAGGAGAGGTACGTACCTCTTTCATTGTGCAATCCAAGGAAGCTGCTAATCATTGA